The following proteins are encoded in a genomic region of Candidatus Marinarcus aquaticus:
- the cptA gene encoding phosphoethanolamine transferase CptA, whose product MHIRNLLYHFLFFFYFSAVYQALCFTFNVSGFVGLRESFFLSFLWFIPLLLLPSYHKIITGVIGLLLWSTSLASLGYFMMYGQEFSQSVLFIIFESNMKESSEFLHTYFAWWMVPALLFYTSMSLFLWKKLEPIKLKMAYKPFAIVFALLLVTKTFTSLYFIDNKGFEKAYDKQLSRMQAAAPWNLIVGYQKYTLQLQQMQSLLKNNQNLPKLTHFTTQYNQPNTMVLVIGESTNRNRMSLYGYKRETSPHLKKMKDELLVFDNVFSPRPYTIEVLQQALTFADEKNPDWYLDKPNLMNIMKQAGYETYWITNQQTQTKRNTMLTTFSQMADHQVYLNNNRRQNSSSYDEVVFEPFKEVLSHNEIKKKFIVVHLLGAHSRYDYRYPETFSQFNNEPVQRVLDAKQQAYYNYYDNAILYNDYVVSTLINEVKKQKRASSLLYFSDHGEEVYDDMSKIKMGRNEADPTLAMYTVPFIVYGNASWKAMHSYEHMNIYTHRLYSSSNLLYSYCDLAGIRFDGFEQKKSIFNTAYETQPVFIGDPMKKATLRDLREKPLG is encoded by the coding sequence ATGCACATACGCAATCTTTTATACCATTTCTTGTTTTTTTTCTATTTTTCAGCTGTCTATCAAGCTCTGTGCTTTACTTTTAATGTCTCTGGCTTTGTAGGATTAAGAGAGTCCTTTTTTTTAAGTTTTTTATGGTTTATACCACTTTTACTGTTACCTTCTTACCATAAAATCATTACAGGTGTGATTGGTCTTCTTCTTTGGAGTACTTCATTAGCAAGCTTAGGTTATTTTATGATGTACGGACAAGAGTTTTCTCAAAGCGTTTTGTTTATCATTTTTGAATCCAATATGAAAGAGAGCAGTGAGTTTCTTCACACTTATTTTGCATGGTGGATGGTACCAGCACTCTTATTCTATACATCAATGAGTCTTTTTTTATGGAAAAAATTAGAACCCATTAAACTGAAAATGGCCTATAAACCGTTTGCCATTGTTTTTGCTCTGTTACTGGTAACAAAAACGTTCACAAGTCTTTATTTTATTGACAATAAAGGATTTGAAAAAGCTTACGACAAACAACTCTCTCGAATGCAAGCGGCTGCTCCGTGGAATTTAATTGTAGGGTATCAAAAGTATACATTACAACTTCAACAGATGCAAAGTCTCTTAAAAAACAATCAAAACTTGCCAAAACTTACACATTTTACAACTCAATACAACCAACCTAATACCATGGTATTGGTCATTGGAGAATCCACTAACAGAAATCGAATGAGCCTTTATGGTTATAAAAGAGAAACGAGTCCTCATCTTAAAAAGATGAAAGATGAATTACTGGTGTTTGATAATGTCTTTTCTCCTCGTCCGTATACGATTGAAGTATTACAACAAGCATTGACATTTGCAGATGAAAAAAATCCTGATTGGTACTTAGACAAACCCAATCTGATGAACATCATGAAACAAGCAGGATATGAGACCTATTGGATAACCAACCAACAAACACAAACCAAACGAAACACAATGCTCACCACTTTTTCGCAAATGGCAGACCATCAAGTCTATTTAAATAACAATCGTCGACAAAACAGCTCTTCTTATGATGAAGTAGTGTTTGAGCCTTTTAAGGAGGTGCTTTCACACAATGAAATTAAGAAAAAGTTTATTGTCGTGCATCTTTTAGGTGCACATTCCCGATACGACTACCGATACCCTGAAACATTTTCACAATTTAATAATGAGCCTGTACAAAGAGTTTTAGATGCAAAACAACAGGCTTATTATAACTACTATGATAATGCGATTTTATATAACGATTATGTGGTTTCCACGCTGATTAATGAGGTGAAAAAACAAAAAAGAGCCTCTTCTCTTCTTTATTTTTCAGATCATGGAGAAGAGGTGTATGATGATATGAGCAAAATTAAGATGGGACGAAATGAAGCAGACCCTACACTTGCCATGTATACAGTACCTTTTATTGTTTATGGCAATGCATCTTGGAAAGCCATGCACTCATATGAACATATGAATATCTACACGCACCGTCTGTACTCATCATCCAATCTGCTTTACAGTTATTGTGATTTAGCGGGTATTCGTTTTGATGGTTTTGAACAAAAAAAGAGTATTTTTAATACGGCGTATGAAACGCAACCTGTATTTATTGGGGATCCAATGAAAAAAGCAACGTTAAGGGATTTAAGGGAGAAACCGTTAGGGTAG
- the bluB gene encoding 5,6-dimethylbenzimidazole synthase, translating to MKFRKKEAKTLRKIIFSRRDVRGNHFTDKTISQKKLFKILDAANHAPSVGYSQPWRFIIIKDNKRKEKIFDCFSKSYEKSKEKFKDRPTYNRLKLEGIKEAPLNIAVLYKKPKKEVLGQTFMKRSGEYSVVCAITNMWLMARSMNIGLGWVSILKPKKVKKVLNISKEYKLVGYLCLGYTDMFLENPELETLGWDKRKKLKKCIL from the coding sequence ATGAAATTTAGAAAAAAAGAGGCGAAGACACTTCGTAAAATCATATTTTCACGACGAGATGTTCGTGGAAATCACTTTACTGACAAAACCATTTCTCAAAAAAAACTTTTTAAGATATTAGATGCAGCCAACCATGCCCCCTCTGTAGGCTACTCACAGCCTTGGCGTTTTATAATTATAAAAGACAATAAACGAAAAGAGAAAATCTTTGATTGCTTTTCAAAAAGTTATGAGAAGAGTAAAGAAAAATTCAAAGATCGACCTACTTATAACCGCTTGAAACTTGAAGGGATTAAAGAGGCTCCATTAAATATCGCCGTGCTTTACAAAAAGCCTAAAAAAGAAGTCTTAGGACAAACTTTTATGAAACGAAGCGGAGAGTACTCTGTGGTGTGTGCGATAACCAATATGTGGTTGATGGCTCGAAGTATGAACATTGGCTTGGGATGGGTCAGTATTTTAAAGCCTAAAAAAGTGAAAAAAGTACTCAACATATCCAAGGAGTATAAACTCGTTGGATATTTGTGTTTGGGATATACGGATATGTTTTTAGAAAACCCAGAGTTAGAAACATTGGGATGGGATAAACGAAAAAAACTCAAAAAATGCATCTTATAA
- a CDS encoding sensor histidine kinase, whose product MNKKEKNALISFLSIYIISSTIFMAIIAVMYFEREKSMLEAHCSMRTSQAAWRVKSEILEMHMDKKPYVFKERKDDLHYAVLNKDGSIFFSTLLYPLDVDLRKQAHHQENRSLHVLKLADNTLPFGYIVIEDTSGVNDILHLKYFVLFLFVMGFVIMSVIGYILSRILLKPVKEKAEQLNRFVKDSSHELNTPITAMMMIIPRLKKLYFVDEKTINQLTASAKNVKHTYDKLLFNINSDVLKKYDEVFDLKLLIEENILFFDEIAKSKSITLHANLSSCEVFMDRQSANMIVNNLLSNAIKYTRKRKNIFIELQGCTLSVKDEGIGIEPSKKETIFKRYNRATNEEGGFGLGLDIVASVCREYGIKIDLETQLNQGSEFKLDFSEAKNVLYKQSEE is encoded by the coding sequence ATGAATAAAAAAGAGAAGAATGCACTGATCAGCTTTCTGTCTATTTATATTATCTCTTCAACGATTTTCATGGCCATTATTGCCGTGATGTATTTTGAACGTGAAAAATCGATGCTTGAAGCTCATTGCAGTATGCGAACCAGTCAAGCCGCATGGAGAGTCAAATCTGAAATTTTAGAGATGCACATGGATAAAAAACCGTATGTGTTTAAAGAACGAAAAGATGACTTACACTATGCGGTGTTAAATAAAGATGGTTCCATTTTCTTCTCAACACTGTTATATCCATTGGATGTCGATTTGCGAAAGCAAGCACATCATCAAGAGAATCGAAGTTTGCATGTGCTTAAACTGGCGGATAACACTCTTCCTTTTGGTTATATTGTCATTGAAGATACCAGTGGCGTGAATGATATTTTGCATCTGAAATATTTTGTACTCTTTTTATTTGTGATGGGGTTTGTTATCATGTCCGTCATTGGTTATATCCTCAGTCGAATTTTACTTAAACCCGTTAAAGAAAAAGCAGAACAACTCAACCGTTTTGTTAAAGACAGTTCACATGAGCTTAATACCCCAATAACTGCCATGATGATGATAATTCCTCGACTTAAAAAACTCTATTTTGTTGATGAAAAGACCATCAATCAACTCACTGCCAGTGCAAAAAATGTCAAACACACTTATGATAAACTCCTGTTTAATATTAACTCAGATGTTCTAAAAAAGTACGATGAGGTGTTTGATTTAAAACTTTTAATTGAGGAGAACATACTCTTTTTTGATGAGATTGCCAAAAGTAAGTCCATTACACTGCATGCCAACTTAAGCAGTTGCGAAGTCTTTATGGACCGACAAAGTGCCAATATGATTGTCAATAACCTGCTTTCCAATGCCATAAAATATACACGAAAACGAAAAAACATCTTTATTGAACTCCAAGGATGCACTTTGAGTGTTAAAGATGAGGGTATTGGTATTGAGCCATCAAAAAAAGAGACTATATTTAAACGCTATAACAGAGCCACAAACGAAGAAGGAGGCTTTGGCTTAGGCTTGGATATCGTAGCCTCTGTTTGCCGTGAATATGGCATTAAAATTGATTTAGAGACGCAACTCAATCAAGGCAGTGAGTTTAAATTGGATTTTAGCGAGGCAAAAAATGTACTTTACAAGCAAAGTGAAGAGTAA
- a CDS encoding response regulator transcription factor: MKILLLEDDAILSDLTFAHLNEQGFITTLAEDGEEALAYIENEKFDLFIFDINVPKLSGLKLLKQVREYAITTPIIMITAYQDTEHLKKGFDFGCDDYIKKPFDLEELTQRIKNLAKRFNIEDRNVLQLKGGFYLDMNKHLIGSSRVTYEISYKESQILKYLFLQKGRVVGFDELVQNIWYFDDIPSETTIRVYIKNIRKILGKDSIRTIRGVGYCYE; the protein is encoded by the coding sequence ATGAAGATATTGCTTTTAGAAGATGATGCCATTTTAAGTGATTTAACCTTTGCTCATTTGAATGAACAAGGGTTTATTACGACTTTAGCTGAAGATGGTGAAGAGGCTTTAGCATATATTGAGAATGAGAAGTTTGACCTTTTTATTTTTGATATCAATGTGCCTAAACTCTCTGGATTAAAACTTTTAAAACAAGTCAGAGAGTATGCCATTACCACGCCTATTATTATGATAACGGCGTATCAAGATACCGAACATCTGAAAAAAGGGTTTGATTTTGGCTGTGATGATTACATCAAAAAGCCATTTGATTTAGAGGAGTTGACGCAACGCATTAAAAACTTAGCCAAACGGTTTAATATTGAAGACAGAAATGTATTACAGTTAAAGGGTGGTTTTTACTTAGATATGAATAAGCATCTCATTGGTTCAAGCAGGGTTACATATGAGATTTCTTATAAAGAGAGTCAAATTTTAAAGTATCTTTTTTTGCAAAAAGGGCGCGTGGTTGGCTTTGATGAACTGGTGCAAAATATTTGGTATTTTGATGATATCCCCAGTGAGACTACCATACGAGTCTATATTAAAAACATACGAAAAATATTGGGGAAAGACTCCATTCGAACCATACGAGGAGTAGGGTACTGTTATGAATAA
- a CDS encoding DoxX family protein: MFRLKESTQCVFENFQSVSLLIARLLIAYGFYEPAMNKWKDIQSVGYWFESLNIPFPLLNAYLAATTEMAGVVLLSLGLLTRYISIPLIVVMIVAILTVHLPNGFSAGDNGFEIPLYYMVFLMIFVSFGAGKISVDQMFKKR, encoded by the coding sequence ATGTTCCGATTAAAAGAGTCCACTCAATGTGTATTTGAAAATTTTCAAAGTGTATCGTTGTTAATTGCACGTTTATTGATTGCGTATGGGTTTTATGAGCCTGCAATGAATAAATGGAAAGATATCCAAAGTGTGGGATACTGGTTTGAAAGCTTGAATATCCCTTTTCCTTTACTCAATGCGTACTTAGCAGCAACAACTGAAATGGCAGGGGTCGTACTTTTAAGTTTGGGATTATTGACACGGTACATATCCATTCCTTTAATTGTGGTGATGATTGTAGCAATTCTTACTGTACACTTGCCAAATGGTTTTTCTGCAGGTGATAATGGTTTTGAGATTCCATTGTACTATATGGTCTTTTTAATGATATTTGTCAGCTTTGGTGCAGGAAAAATCAGTGTGGACCAGATGTTTAAAAAACGGTAA
- a CDS encoding putative DNA-binding domain-containing protein: MKDKKVQQGFFDTVVQKKASSQNALKLYQALVFHRFNEVLSNANPILTSLVKKKRFEKMVKAFMKSGAHTDLIWQLPKEFRKFVKKNPKAFSDVPYIRDLLWFEYIEVELIMQDYSQHEASPFDWNHSYELSTLARIKKLKYKVYAKEFTQKGKYPVLVYYDVVLKQVIYREISAFMYEYLKLLKEYNIKTALKTISNKYKLKNKEVKELLEKPLKELCALGVLTIKDK; this comes from the coding sequence ATGAAAGATAAAAAGGTACAACAAGGTTTTTTTGATACGGTTGTTCAAAAAAAAGCCTCTTCACAAAATGCTTTAAAACTCTATCAGGCATTGGTTTTTCACCGTTTTAATGAAGTATTGAGCAACGCCAATCCCATCTTAACTTCGCTTGTTAAGAAAAAGCGTTTTGAAAAAATGGTCAAGGCTTTTATGAAAAGTGGTGCTCATACTGATTTAATTTGGCAGTTGCCAAAAGAGTTCAGAAAGTTTGTGAAAAAGAACCCCAAAGCATTTTCAGATGTACCGTATATCAGAGATTTACTCTGGTTTGAATATATTGAAGTAGAACTTATCATGCAAGATTATTCACAGCATGAAGCCTCCCCGTTTGACTGGAACCATTCGTATGAACTCTCTACCTTGGCACGGATTAAAAAACTCAAATACAAAGTCTATGCCAAAGAGTTCACACAAAAAGGGAAGTATCCTGTGTTGGTCTATTATGATGTGGTTTTAAAACAGGTGATTTACAGAGAGATATCGGCATTTATGTATGAGTATCTTAAGCTGTTAAAAGAGTATAATATAAAAACAGCACTCAAAACCATCTCGAACAAATATAAGCTAAAAAATAAAGAGGTCAAAGAACTTCTTGAAAAACCTCTCAAAGAGTTATGTGCTTTAGGGGTATTGACAATAAAGGATAAGTAA
- a CDS encoding DUF692 domain-containing protein — translation MSKLQGCGLGLRREFIQEVIPQGFKPDFWEITPENWIHMPYHHKEAFEEIVSSSKTIAHGVSLSIGSDKKPSKKFLKQMKDFLDCYHIKEYSEHISFSNMQNAHSYELLPLPLTKSMIERLCDRIKYVQDALQRELILENATYYYVPHATMSEIDFLNELIHKSGVKFLLDVNNVYVNSVNHNYDAKAFIDEFDMSTVSYIHIAGHYDDKESGFLVDTHGKAVKDEVWDLLEHTLKKRKVPTMIERDNHIPSLKAMKREYEKLSSLYGSIS, via the coding sequence ATGAGCAAGTTACAAGGGTGTGGGTTAGGACTTCGACGAGAGTTTATTCAAGAGGTGATACCTCAAGGCTTTAAGCCTGATTTTTGGGAGATTACACCTGAAAATTGGATTCATATGCCGTATCATCATAAAGAGGCTTTTGAAGAGATTGTATCCTCATCTAAAACGATTGCTCATGGGGTTTCTCTGTCCATTGGGTCCGATAAGAAACCATCCAAAAAGTTTTTAAAACAGATGAAAGACTTTTTAGATTGTTACCATATCAAAGAGTACTCTGAACACATCAGTTTTTCAAATATGCAAAATGCACACAGTTATGAGCTTTTACCGCTTCCTCTAACAAAAAGCATGATAGAGAGGCTGTGTGATAGAATCAAATATGTTCAAGATGCCTTACAGCGTGAATTGATTTTAGAGAATGCAACCTACTATTATGTGCCTCATGCAACCATGAGTGAGATTGATTTTTTAAATGAATTGATACACAAAAGCGGGGTAAAATTTTTGCTGGACGTGAACAATGTTTATGTGAACAGTGTCAATCACAACTATGATGCCAAAGCTTTTATTGATGAATTTGATATGTCCACCGTGAGTTATATTCACATTGCAGGGCATTATGATGATAAAGAGTCAGGGTTTTTAGTCGATACGCATGGAAAAGCAGTCAAAGATGAGGTGTGGGATCTGCTTGAACACACACTCAAAAAAAGAAAAGTGCCTACGATGATTGAACGAGACAACCATATTCCTTCCTTGAAAGCAATGAAACGAGAGTATGAGAAGTTATCATCTTTGTATGGGAGCATTTCATGA